A DNA window from Christiangramia salexigens contains the following coding sequences:
- a CDS encoding DUF3127 domain-containing protein, producing MEVQGKIKLIGETKTFGNNGFQKREMVVTTEEQYPQHIMIEFVQDKTSLLDAFKVGQPVKVGINLRGREWVSPQGETKYFNSIQGWRIENLAAPQPGGQNVPPPDQFEPANDLNEEDYDDLPF from the coding sequence ATGGAAGTACAAGGAAAAATTAAGCTTATAGGCGAAACAAAGACATTCGGTAACAACGGATTTCAGAAAAGAGAAATGGTTGTGACTACTGAAGAGCAGTATCCTCAGCATATAATGATAGAATTTGTTCAGGACAAAACCAGCCTTTTGGATGCATTTAAGGTAGGACAACCTGTGAAAGTAGGGATTAACCTAAGAGGTCGCGAATGGGTGAGCCCACAGGGAGAAACCAAATACTTCAATTCTATCCAGGGATGGAGAATTGAAAATCTTGCAGCGCCACAGCCTGGAGGTCAAAATGTGCCACCACCGGATCAGTTTGAACCTGCAAACGATCTAAATGAAGAGGATTACGATGATCTTCCTTTTTAA
- the aat gene encoding leucyl/phenylalanyl-tRNA--protein transferase codes for MFFIGPKDKFPPVEYSDQEGLLAVSSELSPSRLRDAYYQGIFPWYNEGQPVLWWSPDPRMVLFPEELKISKSMRPYLNQEKFRVSFNENFEEVINNCGEINRKDQEGTWITDEIRENYLQLHLEGLAQSVEVWDGELLVGGLYGIYLRDKKMFCGESMFARKSNASKYGFIRLVQKLKKEGVELIDCQVYTQHLSSLGAREIPRKEFLEYLK; via the coding sequence TTGTTTTTTATAGGTCCAAAGGATAAATTTCCGCCGGTAGAATATTCAGATCAGGAAGGACTGCTTGCAGTGAGCAGTGAATTAAGTCCTTCAAGGCTTCGGGATGCCTACTATCAAGGGATATTTCCATGGTATAACGAGGGTCAGCCGGTACTGTGGTGGTCGCCAGATCCCCGGATGGTCTTGTTTCCGGAAGAATTGAAGATCTCAAAAAGTATGCGTCCTTACTTGAATCAGGAAAAATTCAGGGTAAGCTTCAATGAAAACTTTGAGGAGGTGATAAATAATTGTGGCGAAATAAATCGCAAAGACCAGGAGGGCACCTGGATTACCGACGAGATCAGGGAAAATTATCTGCAATTACATCTGGAGGGCCTTGCGCAATCGGTTGAGGTCTGGGACGGAGAATTGCTTGTGGGAGGCCTCTATGGAATATATCTTCGGGATAAAAAAATGTTCTGTGGGGAAAGCATGTTCGCCAGAAAAAGCAATGCTTCAAAATATGGGTTTATCAGGCTTGTACAAAAACTCAAAAAAGAAGGAGTGGAGTTAATAGATTGCCAGGTGTATACCCAGCACCTCTCTAGTCTTGGCGCCCGGGAAATTCCGCGTAAAGAATTCCTCGAATATCTTAAATAG
- a CDS encoding DNA-3-methyladenine glycosylase I, producing MSDLNRCSWCVGDPLYEAYHDLEWGVPVLDDDKLFEFLSLETFQAGLSWITVLRKRENFREAFDNFDYRLVANYEGPKITELMNNAGIIRNQLKIRAAVTNAQKFMKIQDEFGSFSQYMWNFVDGKPIQNSIKDPKETPATTELSDKLSKDLKKRGFKFVGSTVIYAHMQATGMVNDHHVNCFRHSEVKEIGKKISAI from the coding sequence ATGAGTGACTTAAATCGGTGTAGCTGGTGTGTTGGCGATCCTCTTTACGAAGCCTACCATGATCTGGAATGGGGTGTTCCTGTTCTGGACGACGATAAATTATTCGAATTTCTAAGTCTTGAAACCTTTCAGGCCGGACTCAGCTGGATCACTGTTCTAAGAAAACGAGAGAACTTCAGAGAAGCCTTCGATAATTTCGATTATAGGCTTGTAGCTAATTATGAAGGACCAAAGATCACCGAATTAATGAATAACGCAGGGATCATAAGGAATCAGCTTAAAATAAGAGCTGCGGTGACTAATGCACAGAAGTTCATGAAAATTCAGGATGAATTTGGCAGTTTTAGCCAGTATATGTGGAATTTCGTGGACGGAAAACCTATTCAGAATTCGATCAAGGATCCTAAAGAAACTCCTGCCACGACCGAATTAAGCGACAAGCTGAGTAAAGATCTTAAGAAGAGAGGTTTTAAGTTTGTTGGCTCAACGGTGATCTATGCGCATATGCAGGCTACCGGGATGGTTAACGACCATCATGTGAATTGTTTTAGGCATTCTGAAGTAAAGGAAATAGGGAAAAAGATCTCGGCTATTTAA
- the truB gene encoding tRNA pseudouridine(55) synthase TruB: MLNKKITAEEFKTGQILLFDKPLNWTSFQVVNKVRWLIRKSCKIKKIKVGHAGTLDPLATGLLIICTGKFTKRIPELQGQIKEYTGTITLGSTTPSYDLETEPDQHFPTDHITEKLLQETTKKFIGEIEQTPPVFSALKKEGKRLYEYAREGKEVEVKSRKVEIPIFEIDTKDFPNLEFRVVCSKGTYIRSLAQEFGQALNSGAHLSKLRRTGIGDFSIENAMDIPYFENLLPSQENNQAD; encoded by the coding sequence ATGCTCAATAAGAAAATTACAGCTGAAGAATTTAAAACCGGCCAGATACTATTATTCGACAAACCACTAAACTGGACCTCTTTTCAGGTTGTTAACAAAGTTAGATGGCTTATCCGGAAAAGCTGTAAGATCAAAAAGATCAAGGTGGGTCACGCTGGAACACTGGATCCACTTGCCACCGGCTTACTCATAATCTGCACCGGAAAATTCACAAAAAGGATCCCTGAACTTCAGGGGCAGATCAAGGAATACACTGGAACGATCACACTTGGAAGCACCACACCTTCTTACGATCTTGAAACTGAACCTGACCAGCATTTTCCCACAGATCATATTACAGAAAAGCTACTTCAGGAAACCACGAAAAAATTTATTGGAGAAATCGAACAAACTCCACCGGTTTTTTCTGCCTTAAAAAAAGAAGGCAAAAGACTCTATGAGTACGCAAGAGAAGGTAAAGAGGTGGAGGTTAAATCCAGAAAAGTAGAGATCCCGATATTTGAAATAGACACTAAGGATTTTCCAAATCTTGAATTCCGTGTGGTTTGCAGTAAAGGAACTTATATAAGAAGCCTTGCCCAAGAATTTGGACAGGCGCTTAACAGCGGCGCTCATCTTTCTAAATTACGCCGTACCGGAATAGGTGATTTTTCGATAGAAAACGCCATGGATATACCTTATTTCGAAAATTTACTACCTTCACAGGAGAATAATCAGGCTGATTAG
- a CDS encoding undecaprenyl-diphosphate phosphatase, with protein sequence MDALDAAILGVIQGLTEFLPVSSSGHLELGKAILGDTSLPEESLLFTVVLHFATALSTLVVFRKDVFEILGGLFQFKWNEETEFSLKIIISMLPAVVIGVLFEDQLEALFSGNIIFVGFMLLITALLLWLADKARDTGKKVSYSNSFVIGVSQAIAMLPGISRSGATISTSVLLGNDKTKAARFSFLMVVPLIFGKIAKDILSGDLAASSTEFSILAIGFVAAFLAGLVACTWMISLVKRSKLSWFAVYCFVVGLAAIIFAYAQ encoded by the coding sequence TTGGACGCATTAGACGCCGCCATCCTCGGAGTGATCCAGGGGCTTACGGAATTTTTACCTGTATCATCAAGTGGACATTTAGAGCTTGGTAAAGCCATTTTAGGCGACACCAGCCTGCCAGAAGAATCCTTATTATTCACCGTAGTCCTGCATTTTGCAACCGCTCTGAGTACTTTGGTAGTATTTAGAAAAGATGTTTTTGAGATCCTTGGCGGTTTATTCCAGTTTAAATGGAACGAAGAAACCGAGTTCTCACTTAAGATCATTATTTCCATGTTGCCTGCTGTCGTGATCGGGGTACTATTTGAAGATCAGTTAGAGGCATTATTCAGCGGGAATATCATTTTTGTGGGATTCATGTTATTGATCACAGCCCTTTTACTTTGGTTAGCCGATAAAGCCCGGGATACCGGAAAAAAAGTGAGTTACAGCAATTCATTTGTGATCGGAGTTTCTCAGGCTATAGCTATGTTACCAGGAATTTCACGAAGTGGTGCGACCATTTCCACATCTGTACTTTTGGGTAATGATAAAACCAAGGCTGCCAGATTCTCTTTCCTGATGGTGGTTCCTCTGATATTTGGTAAGATCGCTAAAGACATTTTAAGTGGCGATCTGGCCGCAAGTTCAACAGAATTTTCAATTCTGGCAATTGGATTCGTAGCAGCATTTTTAGCCGGACTTGTAGCCTGCACATGGATGATCTCACTTGTAAAAAGAAGTAAACTTAGCTGGTTTGCCGTGTATTGTTTTGTTGTGGGCCTAGCAGCTATTATTTTTGCATATGCTCAATAA
- a CDS encoding DUF3098 domain-containing protein — protein sequence MKETNTKGGSFNTGFVFGKKNYTFMFIGLGVIALGFILMSGGGSEDPNEFNEAIYNFQRIRLAPALVLIGFAIEVYAILLNPNKK from the coding sequence ATGAAAGAAACAAATACAAAAGGCGGAAGTTTTAACACCGGATTCGTTTTCGGAAAAAAGAATTACACCTTTATGTTTATAGGCTTAGGTGTGATTGCTTTAGGTTTTATACTAATGTCTGGCGGAGGAAGCGAAGACCCGAACGAATTCAACGAAGCCATCTATAATTTCCAAAGAATCAGACTTGCACCGGCTTTGGTGCTAATTGGTTTTGCGATAGAAGTATATGCCATCCTGTTGAACCCCAATAAAAAATAA
- a CDS encoding cell division protein FtsX, with translation MTTSFERYQKRRLISSYFSVVISISLVLFLLGMLGLLVLNTKKVADHFKEQIALTVYLKDNAKEVEIEQLKKSLALAEYTKSTNYVSKEEAAKAHSEEIGEDFMDFLGYNPLQNSIDVYMNADYVSSEQVDKIAGDLTAKGFVDEVVYDKPLIALLNDNVKKISLWVLIASSVFTFIAVLLINSSIRLAVYSKRFIIKTMQMVGATKGFIRRPFIWQSVKLGMIGAFVALMGMAAVLYYLNNSFTELNLLKDVKMLAILFSGIFITGIVITWISTYFATSRFLNLKTDELYY, from the coding sequence ATGACCACATCTTTTGAAAGGTATCAGAAACGAAGACTCATATCCTCTTATTTTTCAGTAGTCATCAGTATATCATTGGTCTTATTCCTTTTAGGAATGTTAGGCCTATTGGTTTTGAACACCAAAAAAGTCGCCGATCACTTTAAGGAACAGATCGCTCTTACAGTTTACCTGAAAGACAATGCAAAAGAGGTTGAGATCGAGCAATTAAAGAAAAGCCTTGCACTTGCTGAATATACCAAGTCTACCAATTATGTTTCCAAAGAGGAAGCTGCTAAAGCACATAGCGAAGAAATTGGCGAGGATTTTATGGATTTCCTTGGGTATAACCCTCTACAGAATTCCATAGATGTATATATGAATGCAGATTATGTATCATCAGAACAGGTGGATAAAATAGCCGGAGATCTTACCGCTAAGGGGTTTGTGGATGAAGTGGTCTATGATAAACCCCTTATCGCGCTGTTGAATGACAATGTAAAAAAGATAAGTCTTTGGGTGCTTATCGCCAGTTCTGTTTTCACTTTTATCGCAGTATTATTGATCAATAGCAGCATAAGACTAGCAGTCTATTCAAAAAGATTTATCATCAAGACCATGCAAATGGTTGGAGCTACTAAAGGCTTTATTCGCAGACCTTTTATATGGCAAAGCGTTAAACTGGGAATGATAGGCGCATTTGTGGCCTTAATGGGAATGGCCGCAGTATTATACTATCTGAATAACAGTTTTACTGAATTGAATCTACTTAAGGATGTGAAAATGCTTGCGATCCTGTTCTCGGGAATTTTTATAACCGGGATTGTGATTACATGGATAAGTACGTACTTTGCAACCTCGCGTTTTCTTAATTTGAAGACCGACGAATTATATTATTAA
- a CDS encoding ketopantoate reductase family protein: MEVLVYGVGGVGGYFGGKIAKAGYNVSMIARGEHLKAIQRDGLEIESINGDFKINPKLATDDLQEVPKPDLVILGIKSWQIPQVAQELKSVIKDNTMILPLQNGADNFEKLLKVFPEKNVLAGLCFVVSYIETPGKIKHSAFEPTISFGEIDNRLSKRIKELKALFDASGIKNFNPENIQLEIWKKFLFITTVSGIGGLTRVSIDKIRESDYLYKMMQDTANEIKELANAKNIPITREHVKQVFKTIHSQPAGTTASTQRDIMNGKPSELDNFNGYIVKEAARLGVDAPVNRSIYECLKPMETLARKSLE; encoded by the coding sequence ATGGAGGTACTTGTGTATGGAGTTGGTGGTGTAGGAGGTTATTTTGGAGGAAAGATCGCAAAAGCTGGTTATAACGTAAGTATGATCGCAAGAGGCGAGCACCTGAAGGCGATACAGCGCGACGGCTTAGAAATTGAGAGCATCAACGGTGATTTCAAAATCAACCCAAAACTTGCAACAGATGATCTGCAGGAAGTGCCGAAACCGGATCTTGTGATCCTTGGGATAAAATCCTGGCAAATTCCTCAAGTAGCTCAGGAATTAAAGTCGGTAATTAAAGATAATACCATGATCCTGCCGCTCCAAAATGGCGCTGATAATTTTGAAAAGTTACTAAAGGTCTTTCCTGAAAAGAATGTGCTTGCCGGGCTGTGTTTTGTGGTGAGTTATATTGAAACCCCCGGAAAAATTAAACATTCCGCTTTTGAGCCTACGATCTCCTTCGGGGAAATTGATAATCGTCTTTCAAAGCGCATCAAAGAATTAAAAGCACTATTCGATGCCTCAGGTATAAAGAATTTTAATCCTGAAAATATTCAGCTGGAGATCTGGAAGAAATTTTTATTTATAACTACAGTTAGCGGTATTGGTGGATTAACGCGGGTGAGCATAGATAAAATAAGAGAAAGCGATTATCTGTATAAGATGATGCAGGATACCGCTAATGAGATTAAAGAGCTCGCAAATGCGAAGAATATTCCAATTACAAGAGAACACGTAAAGCAGGTGTTTAAGACTATACATAGCCAGCCGGCAGGGACTACAGCTTCCACTCAGCGGGATATCATGAATGGTAAACCTTCTGAGCTTGATAACTTTAATGGTTATATCGTTAAAGAAGCTGCGCGATTAGGTGTGGACGCCCCTGTTAATCGGTCTATTTATGAATGTCTTAAACCCATGGAGACACTTGCCAGAAAAAGCCTCGAATAG
- the leuS gene encoding leucine--tRNA ligase, whose product MSYHFNKIEEKWQKYWAENQTFKASNESDKPKYYVLDMFPYPSGAGLHVGHPLGYIASDIYARYKRHKGFNVLHPQGYDSFGLPAEQYAIQTGQHPAVTTENNIKRYREQLDKIGFSFDWSREVRTSEPDYYKWTQWIFIQLFNSWYDEEGDKARSISELEEIFASEGNTRVLAACDDDIKDFSADEWIRFSEDEKEEILLKYRLTYLAEAEVNWCPQLGTVLANDEIVNGVSERGGYPVIRKKMTQWSMRISAFAERLLQGLDSIDWTESLKESQRNWIGKSVGAMVHFNLYGDTLKQVENNGEAPKISVFTTRPDTIFGVTFMTLAPEHELVQKITAPERKEEVEAYIQATAKRSERERMADVKTISGVFTGAYAEHPFTKEPVPIWIGDYVLAGYGTGAVMAVPCGDQRDYDFAKHFELPITNIFKDVDISEEAYAGKEGTVIANSDFLSDLEYKEALNKVILELEKTGQGYGKTNYRLRDAVFSRQRYWGEPFPVYYVNGLPKMIDIEHLPLRLPEVEKYLPTETGEPPLGNATNWAWDTSNNKVVSNSEIDNKTVFPLELNTMPGWAGSSWYLFRYMDAGNPDEFVSKEAQEYWNNVDLYIGGSEHATGHLLYSRFWTKFLHDMGYLNVDEPFKKLINQGMILGTSAFVYRLEGENVFLSKNLVKDNDVQPIHADVSFVNSSDELDVEAFKKWRPEFEDAKFLTEDGGKYVVGREVEKMSKSKYNVVNPDDICENYGADTLRLYEMFLGPLDQAKPWNTAGITGVHNFLRKLWKLYHEGEEFLVSEDKASADSLKTLHKTIKKVTEDIEDFSFNTSVSTFMICVNELSAQKCNSREVLEPLAVLIAPYAPHIAEELWAKLGNKESVTTAQYPVYEEKYLVESTKNYPISFNGKMRFTMELPLDMGKEEIEKTVMADERTQKQLYGRTPKKVIVVPGKIVNIVG is encoded by the coding sequence ATGAGTTACCACTTTAATAAGATCGAAGAAAAATGGCAGAAGTACTGGGCCGAAAACCAGACCTTTAAAGCCTCGAACGAATCTGATAAACCTAAATACTATGTTCTGGACATGTTCCCTTATCCTTCGGGAGCCGGATTACATGTAGGACATCCACTTGGTTATATAGCAAGTGATATATATGCGAGGTATAAAAGGCATAAAGGCTTTAACGTACTGCACCCGCAGGGCTACGATAGTTTTGGTCTTCCGGCAGAGCAGTACGCCATTCAAACCGGTCAGCATCCTGCAGTAACTACCGAAAATAATATTAAACGCTACAGAGAGCAACTTGATAAAATTGGTTTTTCTTTCGACTGGAGCCGGGAGGTAAGAACCAGTGAGCCGGATTATTATAAATGGACTCAGTGGATTTTCATTCAGCTTTTTAATAGCTGGTATGATGAAGAAGGAGATAAGGCAAGGTCAATTTCAGAGTTGGAGGAGATCTTTGCTTCTGAAGGGAATACAAGAGTGCTAGCGGCCTGTGATGATGATATTAAAGACTTTTCCGCAGATGAGTGGATAAGATTTTCAGAAGATGAAAAAGAAGAGATCCTGTTAAAATACAGACTTACATATTTAGCTGAAGCCGAAGTTAACTGGTGCCCGCAACTAGGGACTGTTCTGGCAAACGATGAGATCGTAAATGGTGTTTCTGAGCGTGGAGGATATCCCGTGATCAGAAAGAAAATGACCCAATGGAGCATGAGGATCTCAGCTTTCGCTGAAAGATTATTACAGGGTCTTGATTCTATCGATTGGACCGAAAGTTTAAAGGAGAGTCAGCGTAACTGGATTGGAAAATCGGTTGGTGCGATGGTTCATTTTAATCTTTACGGAGATACCCTGAAACAGGTTGAAAATAATGGTGAAGCGCCTAAAATATCGGTTTTCACCACCCGACCTGATACGATCTTCGGAGTAACTTTTATGACACTGGCTCCCGAGCATGAGCTGGTTCAAAAGATCACTGCTCCGGAAAGAAAAGAAGAAGTGGAGGCTTATATTCAGGCTACTGCAAAACGTAGTGAGCGCGAGCGTATGGCCGATGTGAAGACCATTAGTGGTGTTTTCACCGGTGCTTATGCCGAGCATCCGTTTACCAAGGAACCTGTGCCTATCTGGATAGGTGATTATGTTCTGGCGGGATACGGAACCGGAGCGGTAATGGCTGTTCCATGCGGAGATCAGAGAGATTATGATTTCGCAAAGCATTTTGAACTACCAATCACCAATATATTTAAGGATGTAGATATTTCTGAAGAAGCTTATGCTGGCAAAGAAGGTACGGTGATCGCAAATTCAGATTTTCTAAGCGACCTGGAATATAAAGAAGCATTGAATAAAGTGATCCTTGAGCTGGAAAAAACCGGGCAGGGATATGGTAAGACCAATTACAGGCTTAGAGATGCGGTCTTTAGCAGACAGAGATACTGGGGAGAACCATTCCCGGTCTATTATGTTAATGGCTTGCCGAAAATGATCGATATTGAGCATTTGCCTCTTAGGTTACCTGAAGTGGAGAAATATCTGCCTACCGAAACCGGGGAACCGCCATTAGGTAATGCAACAAATTGGGCATGGGATACATCTAATAATAAAGTGGTCTCTAATTCTGAAATAGACAACAAGACGGTATTCCCATTAGAATTAAATACTATGCCTGGATGGGCAGGAAGCAGCTGGTATCTGTTTAGATATATGGATGCAGGTAATCCTGATGAATTCGTTTCTAAGGAAGCTCAGGAATACTGGAATAATGTGGACCTTTATATTGGAGGTAGCGAACATGCCACAGGGCATTTGTTATATTCCCGTTTCTGGACCAAGTTTTTACACGATATGGGCTACCTGAATGTGGACGAGCCTTTTAAGAAGCTAATAAATCAGGGGATGATCCTTGGGACCAGTGCATTTGTATACAGGTTGGAAGGGGAAAATGTCTTCCTCTCTAAAAATCTTGTAAAAGACAATGATGTGCAGCCGATACATGCAGATGTGTCGTTTGTGAATTCGTCAGATGAACTGGATGTTGAAGCCTTTAAAAAGTGGCGTCCGGAATTTGAAGATGCGAAGTTCCTTACCGAAGATGGAGGAAAGTATGTAGTTGGACGTGAAGTGGAAAAAATGTCCAAGTCTAAATACAATGTGGTGAATCCTGATGATATCTGTGAAAATTATGGGGCAGATACTTTAAGGTTGTACGAAATGTTCCTTGGGCCATTAGATCAGGCAAAGCCATGGAATACAGCAGGAATAACCGGAGTTCATAATTTCCTTAGAAAACTATGGAAGTTATATCATGAGGGTGAAGAATTTTTAGTTTCCGAAGATAAGGCTTCGGCAGATTCTTTAAAGACATTACACAAGACCATAAAGAAGGTAACAGAAGATATTGAAGATTTTAGCTTTAATACTTCGGTGTCTACTTTTATGATCTGCGTGAACGAGCTTAGTGCTCAAAAATGTAACAGCAGAGAGGTTCTGGAGCCTTTAGCAGTTTTGATCGCTCCGTATGCACCTCATATAGCTGAAGAGCTTTGGGCTAAGCTGGGGAATAAAGAATCGGTAACTACGGCGCAATATCCGGTATATGAGGAGAAGTATTTGGTAGAAAGCACTAAAAACTATCCGATATCTTTTAATGGCAAAATGCGATTCACGATGGAATTGCCATTGGATATGGGAAAAGAGGAGATTGAAAAAACCGTGATGGCAGATGAGCGTACTCAAAAACAACTGTATGGGAGAACACCTAAAAAAGTGATCGTAGTTCCAGGAAAGATCGTAAATATTGTAGGCTAA
- the rimM gene encoding ribosome maturation factor RimM (Essential for efficient processing of 16S rRNA), whose product MTKEECFYLGRIVAKFSFKGEVLIKLDTDEPELYTEMESVFVEYNENLVPFFIERSYLHKSTLLRAKIEDIDTEADAEDMIGAELYLPLDLLPKLPEDKFYFHEIIGFDAIDAEHGNIGKIVSINDSTAQALFEIDKDGKQILIPMNDEFIQKVDKKNKAIHVITPEGLIDLYLG is encoded by the coding sequence ATAACTAAGGAAGAATGTTTCTACCTGGGACGAATCGTCGCTAAGTTTAGCTTTAAGGGCGAGGTTCTAATTAAATTAGATACCGACGAACCCGAACTGTACACAGAGATGGAATCAGTTTTTGTTGAATACAACGAAAATCTGGTTCCATTTTTTATTGAACGCTCTTATCTTCACAAAAGCACTCTTCTACGTGCAAAGATCGAAGATATAGATACCGAAGCAGATGCAGAGGATATGATAGGTGCAGAATTATACCTTCCTCTCGATCTCCTTCCAAAACTTCCCGAAGACAAATTCTACTTTCACGAGATCATAGGCTTTGACGCGATAGATGCCGAACACGGCAACATTGGGAAAATAGTTTCCATTAACGACTCTACGGCTCAGGCCCTTTTTGAAATAGACAAGGATGGTAAACAGATCCTTATCCCAATGAATGATGAATTCATCCAAAAAGTGGATAAGAAGAACAAGGCCATCCATGTGATCACTCCTGAAGGTCTTATTGACCTTTATCTGGGTTAA
- a CDS encoding 30S ribosomal protein S16, whose translation MPVKIRLQRHGKKGKPFFWIVAADTRAKRDGKFLDKLGIYNPNTNPATIELDVDGAVKWLQNGAQPTDTARAILSYKGALLKKHLAVGVKKGALTEEQAEEKFQAWLDEKAGKIDAKKDSLTKAKEEEKAKALEAEKAANAKREAEAKEAEEAEAAAAAKAAAQTEEGEPEANADSEVSAETAEEAQSEEKKDA comes from the coding sequence ATGCCAGTAAAAATAAGATTACAAAGACACGGTAAAAAAGGAAAACCTTTTTTCTGGATCGTAGCTGCGGATACCCGCGCAAAAAGAGACGGTAAATTTTTGGACAAATTGGGAATCTACAACCCTAACACGAATCCTGCTACAATCGAACTAGATGTAGATGGAGCTGTTAAGTGGTTACAAAACGGTGCCCAACCAACAGATACTGCCCGTGCAATCCTTTCTTACAAAGGAGCCCTTCTTAAGAAACACCTAGCAGTAGGAGTTAAAAAAGGAGCTTTAACTGAAGAGCAGGCTGAAGAGAAATTCCAGGCTTGGTTAGATGAAAAAGCAGGTAAGATCGATGCAAAGAAAGATTCTTTAACTAAGGCTAAAGAAGAAGAAAAAGCTAAAGCTCTTGAAGCTGAAAAAGCAGCTAACGCTAAGCGTGAAGCTGAAGCTAAAGAAGCTGAAGAAGCAGAAGCTGCTGCCGCTGCAAAAGCTGCCGCTCAAACTGAAGAGGGTGAGCCGGAAGCAAATGCAGATAGCGAAGTTAGTGCTGAAACAGCAGAAGAAGCTCAGTCTGAAGAGAAAAAAGACGCTTAA
- a CDS encoding ferritin-like domain-containing protein, giving the protein MNYSKEVSKKLNELLEKNYDAEKGYKLAAEKVKDQRLKSFFTERAQERFDFGHELKSEIRNFGENPEKGSSLAGDAHRSWMNIKASLSGDKDEAVLEEAIRGEEAAIEEYENVLKESEIPASTGNILMKQKNAIVASLNEVKTLEKQA; this is encoded by the coding sequence ATGAATTATTCAAAAGAAGTATCAAAAAAACTTAATGAGTTATTGGAGAAAAATTATGATGCAGAGAAAGGCTATAAATTAGCAGCTGAAAAAGTGAAAGATCAGCGCTTAAAAAGTTTCTTTACAGAAAGAGCTCAGGAACGTTTCGATTTTGGACATGAATTAAAATCTGAGATCAGAAATTTTGGTGAGAACCCTGAAAAAGGTTCAAGTCTTGCGGGAGATGCTCACAGATCCTGGATGAATATCAAGGCCAGCCTGTCTGGCGATAAAGATGAAGCCGTACTCGAAGAAGCCATTCGCGGTGAAGAAGCTGCGATAGAGGAGTATGAAAATGTGCTTAAAGAATCTGAAATTCCTGCATCTACAGGGAATATTCTTATGAAGCAGAAGAACGCTATAGTAGCTTCATTAAATGAAGTTAAAACTCTGGAAAAACAAGCTTGA